A single genomic interval of uncultured Desulfobacter sp. harbors:
- a CDS encoding GIY-YIG nuclease family protein yields the protein MISKKIQEKYDHAPHAPGVYLMRDKKGNILYVGKAKDLKKRLASYFVKKDQPEPKTAALLALVADFELVVTQSDQEAFILESNLIKENSPKYNVILKDGKNYPLLRIDMNESYPSIQRVRRIEKDKALVFRAVFFLQECEPDLKADSADF from the coding sequence ATGATTTCCAAGAAAATACAAGAAAAATACGACCATGCCCCCCATGCCCCCGGGGTTTATCTCATGCGGGACAAAAAGGGAAACATTCTTTATGTGGGCAAGGCCAAGGATTTAAAAAAACGGCTGGCCTCATATTTTGTGAAAAAAGATCAGCCCGAGCCCAAGACCGCCGCGCTTCTGGCCCTGGTGGCCGACTTTGAACTGGTGGTCACCCAGTCCGACCAGGAGGCCTTTATCCTGGAATCCAACCTGATCAAAGAGAATTCCCCCAAATATAATGTGATCCTTAAAGACGGAAAAAACTATCCGTTGCTGCGCATTGACATGAATGAATCCTATCCGTCGATCCAGCGGGTGCGTCGCATTGAAAAGGATAAGGCGCTTGTATTTCGGGCCGTATTCTTCCTCCAAGAGTGTGAACCAGACCTTAAAGCAGATTCAGCGGATTTTTAA
- a CDS encoding efflux RND transporter periplasmic adaptor subunit, which yields MANDDLSVLKIDKSRISRRGKKKHFVYLLLLPVLIIIVGGLYYQGVLTFAVKVDVARVVKLYPSEAYTLLNASGYVVAQRKAAVASKITARLVSLSVEEGSPVKAGQEIARLESDDLEAARNRALADLEFVRFKIEQAKAELTDATRSHQRNKQLLPQKYISRADYDVGEARYRTARAALSAEQAALKASRAALRVATVNLEYAIIRAPFDALVLTKNADIGDIVTPVGAAADSKSAVVNIADMDSLMVEVDVSESNIRQVYVKQPCEIRLDALPGARFAGRVHMIVPTADRSKASVMVKIAFLEKDRQMLPEMSAKAAFLSQPLTVSEKEPVMAVPTAALREVKGENVVFLVQDGKIMKKTVRLGRQLGDMTEVKSGLASDDVIALKPLDRLKQGMKVVISD from the coding sequence GTGGCAAACGACGATCTTTCCGTTCTCAAAATAGATAAATCACGCATTTCTCGCCGGGGAAAGAAAAAACATTTTGTTTACTTACTCCTGCTGCCGGTACTTATCATCATTGTGGGGGGATTGTATTACCAGGGCGTTTTAACATTTGCAGTGAAAGTGGATGTTGCCCGGGTTGTCAAGCTTTATCCTTCTGAAGCCTATACACTGCTCAATGCCAGCGGTTATGTGGTGGCTCAGCGTAAAGCGGCGGTGGCGTCCAAAATAACCGCACGCCTGGTTTCGCTGTCTGTTGAAGAAGGAAGTCCCGTCAAAGCCGGGCAGGAGATTGCCCGACTTGAAAGTGATGACCTTGAGGCGGCCCGTAACCGGGCTTTGGCTGATCTTGAGTTTGTCCGCTTTAAAATCGAACAGGCCAAAGCCGAGCTGACCGATGCGACCCGTTCTCATCAACGCAATAAGCAGCTGCTGCCGCAAAAATACATTTCCAGGGCGGACTACGATGTCGGCGAGGCACGCTACCGCACGGCCCGGGCAGCCCTTTCGGCGGAGCAGGCGGCCCTTAAAGCAAGCCGTGCCGCACTTCGGGTGGCGACAGTGAACCTGGAATATGCCATCATCCGAGCGCCTTTTGACGCGCTTGTATTGACCAAGAATGCCGACATCGGTGATATTGTAACACCGGTGGGTGCTGCTGCCGATTCTAAATCTGCGGTTGTGAATATTGCGGACATGGATTCGCTGATGGTCGAGGTGGATGTGTCGGAATCCAATATCCGTCAGGTGTATGTTAAACAGCCCTGTGAAATCCGTTTGGATGCACTGCCCGGGGCACGGTTTGCCGGCAGGGTCCATATGATTGTGCCGACGGCTGATCGGAGCAAAGCGTCTGTGATGGTCAAGATCGCGTTTCTGGAAAAGGATCGGCAGATGCTGCCGGAAATGAGTGCCAAAGCGGCCTTCTTGTCGCAGCCCCTGACGGTTTCCGAAAAAGAGCCGGTCATGGCCGTTCCAACGGCGGCTTTGAGAGAAGTAAAGGGGGAAAACGTTGTGTTTCTGGTGCAGGACGGCAAAATCATGAAAAAAACCGTCCGTTTGGGGCGACAATTGGGTGATATGACTGAAGTCAAATCCGGTTTGGCATCAGATGATGTCATTGCCTTAAAACCCCTCGACCGCCTTAAGCAGGGCATGAAGGTCGTGATCAGTGACTGA
- a CDS encoding ABC transporter permease yields MTTVFTAGGMALVVFVFASLLMLSEGLKKTLVDTGSEDNLIVIRKSSTSEVQSSIDRLQASIVETQPEIAFGTDGQRLSARELVVLITLSKRGSNKPSNVVIRGIDKNSLKLRPQIKLIAGRLPRPGSLEIIGGESIVKRFQGAGMGETLSFGMRTWTVVGVFDAGKTGFSSEIWGDVDQFMQAFRRTAYSSLLFKLRDPQRFSEVRTRLEKDPRLTVECKRETTYYRDQSQALATFLRILGLALTLIFSIGAVIGAMITMYTAVANRVGEIGTLRALGFQKTSILVAFLAESLFLGLIGGITGLLMASLLQLASISTTNFQTFSELAFSFHLTFEIVYKSIAFSLIMGFAGGLLPALRASRMNIIEALRAS; encoded by the coding sequence TTGACCACAGTATTTACCGCAGGGGGCATGGCGCTGGTGGTCTTTGTTTTTGCGTCTTTGCTGATGTTATCCGAAGGCTTGAAGAAAACCCTGGTGGACACCGGATCGGAAGATAACCTCATCGTCATTAGAAAGTCCTCCACCTCCGAGGTGCAGAGCTCCATTGATCGCCTCCAGGCTTCCATTGTGGAAACCCAGCCGGAAATCGCATTTGGAACCGATGGTCAACGGTTGTCCGCCAGGGAATTGGTGGTGCTCATCACTCTGTCCAAGCGGGGCAGCAACAAACCGTCAAACGTTGTCATTCGGGGCATCGACAAAAATTCACTCAAGCTTCGGCCCCAGATTAAATTGATTGCAGGACGGTTGCCCCGGCCCGGTTCCCTTGAAATTATCGGTGGTGAAAGTATTGTTAAACGGTTTCAAGGCGCGGGGATGGGGGAAACCCTCTCATTTGGCATGCGAACCTGGACGGTTGTCGGTGTTTTTGATGCCGGAAAGACCGGATTCAGTTCCGAGATCTGGGGAGATGTGGATCAGTTCATGCAGGCGTTTCGAAGGACCGCCTATTCCAGTCTCCTTTTTAAACTGCGAGACCCTCAACGATTTTCAGAAGTCAGAACGCGCCTGGAAAAAGATCCCCGGCTGACCGTGGAATGCAAACGTGAAACCACCTATTACCGGGACCAATCCCAGGCACTGGCCACGTTTCTTCGAATCCTGGGGCTGGCACTGACCCTTATTTTTTCCATTGGGGCAGTGATCGGTGCCATGATCACCATGTATACGGCAGTCGCCAACCGGGTCGGGGAAATCGGCACGCTGCGTGCCCTGGGATTTCAGAAAACGAGCATTCTTGTCGCCTTTTTGGCGGAATCGCTTTTTCTGGGTTTGATCGGTGGTATTACAGGGTTGCTTATGGCTTCTCTGCTGCAGCTTGCGAGCATTTCCACTACCAATTTTCAAACCTTTTCCGAATTGGCTTTTTCCTTTCATCTGACCTTTGAAATCGTTTACAAATCCATCGCGTTTTCACTGATCATGGGGTTTGCCGGCGGCCTGTTACCGGCACTGAGGGCGTCGCGCATGAATATCATTGAGGCATTACGGGCAAGTTAG
- a CDS encoding FtsX-like permease family protein, protein MNILKILIRNAFRHKLRTSLTIVAMCIAILAFGLLRTVISAWYAGVAASSADRLVTRNAISLIFPLPLAYRDKIRLTDGVKGVSYGNWFGGIYIEEKNFFANFAVEPQTYLALYPEVILPADQLRAFLTNRKACIAGVKLAERFGWKIGDTITLKGTIFPGNWELLLQGIYRGRDQTIDQSMFFFHWDYLNESLKKTAPGRANQVGYYIIQLTDPDRAADVSTAIDKNFKNSLAETLTETEKAFQMSFVAMSDALIWVIQIVSGVIIVIILAVVANTMAMTTRERIGEYAIYKTLGFGALYIWGLIWGEALVITLSGGLLGVALTYPVAGIFSNAVGTVFPVFNVDITTIYMDFGVALTVGTLATILPARHACKIGIVDGLRRVD, encoded by the coding sequence ATGAATATACTGAAGATCCTGATTCGGAACGCCTTTAGGCACAAGCTGAGAACCAGCCTGACAATCGTTGCCATGTGTATCGCCATTCTTGCATTTGGATTGCTGCGCACCGTTATCAGTGCCTGGTACGCCGGTGTGGCTGCATCCTCCGCAGACCGCCTGGTGACCCGAAACGCCATTTCACTGATATTTCCATTGCCCCTGGCCTATCGTGATAAAATCCGCTTAACCGATGGGGTTAAAGGGGTTTCTTACGGCAATTGGTTTGGGGGGATTTACATCGAGGAGAAAAATTTTTTTGCCAATTTTGCCGTGGAACCCCAAACCTATCTGGCTCTCTACCCTGAAGTCATCCTGCCGGCCGATCAGCTCCGCGCGTTTTTAACCAACCGTAAAGCCTGTATCGCCGGGGTCAAACTGGCTGAACGCTTTGGCTGGAAAATCGGTGATACCATCACCCTCAAAGGTACGATTTTTCCCGGTAACTGGGAACTGTTATTACAGGGAATTTACCGGGGGCGGGACCAGACGATCGATCAGTCAATGTTTTTCTTTCATTGGGATTATCTAAACGAGTCCCTTAAAAAAACGGCTCCGGGACGCGCCAATCAGGTCGGATATTACATCATCCAACTGACCGATCCCGACCGGGCGGCAGACGTCTCCACCGCTATTGATAAAAATTTTAAAAATTCTCTGGCCGAAACCCTTACTGAAACGGAAAAAGCGTTTCAGATGAGTTTTGTGGCTATGAGTGATGCGCTGATCTGGGTGATTCAGATCGTCTCCGGGGTGATCATCGTGATTATTTTAGCTGTTGTGGCCAATACCATGGCCATGACGACGCGTGAACGGATTGGTGAATATGCCATCTACAAAACTTTGGGGTTTGGTGCGCTCTATATTTGGGGCTTGATCTGGGGAGAAGCCCTTGTCATTACCTTGAGCGGAGGCCTGTTGGGGGTGGCTTTGACCTATCCTGTGGCCGGGATTTTCAGCAATGCCGTGGGAACGGTTTTTCCCGTCTTCAACGTCGATATCACTACGATATATATGGATTTTGGGGTGGCTCTGACGGTAGGTACCCTGGCAACGATTTTACCGGCCCGGCATGCCTGCAAAATCGGCATTGTCGATGGATTGAGACGGGTGGATTAA
- a CDS encoding NAD(P)-dependent oxidoreductase, translating into MTDKNIGFIGLGVMGQSMAGHILAAGFNVRVYNRTKQKADALVDQGAVWCDSVADLAASSDVIITMVGYPADVEEVFIGPDGILENSAAGSLVIDMTTSDPALAEKLWQDGRQNDIGVLDAPVSGGDIGARNASLSIMVGGSPDDFHRALPIFKTMGTNIVHQGKAGNGQHTKMANQIAIASTMISVCESISYAKRAGLDPETVLKSIGKGAAASWSLNNLGPKMIQGDDAPGFFIRHFVKDMGIALSAAESMGMKTPGLDLACSLYKQMEDQGAGLKGTQALFHLFS; encoded by the coding sequence ATGACAGATAAAAATATCGGCTTCATTGGACTTGGGGTTATGGGGCAGTCAATGGCCGGACATATTTTGGCAGCAGGATTTAATGTTCGTGTGTACAACCGTACAAAACAGAAGGCAGACGCCCTGGTGGATCAGGGGGCTGTCTGGTGTGATAGCGTGGCGGACCTGGCAGCCTCATCGGATGTCATTATCACCATGGTGGGATACCCGGCAGACGTGGAAGAAGTGTTTATAGGGCCTGACGGCATTTTGGAAAATTCGGCTGCCGGTTCTCTTGTCATTGACATGACCACATCGGATCCTGCCCTTGCAGAAAAGCTGTGGCAGGATGGGCGGCAGAATGATATCGGTGTTCTGGATGCCCCGGTTTCAGGCGGGGACATCGGGGCGCGGAACGCGTCTCTTTCCATTATGGTGGGTGGGTCTCCAGATGATTTTCACCGTGCCCTGCCCATTTTTAAGACTATGGGAACCAATATTGTACACCAGGGTAAGGCCGGCAACGGGCAGCACACAAAGATGGCCAACCAGATTGCCATTGCCTCCACCATGATTTCCGTATGTGAATCCATTTCCTACGCAAAGCGCGCGGGACTGGATCCTGAAACCGTGCTTAAATCCATTGGTAAGGGCGCAGCGGCGTCCTGGAGCCTGAATAACCTGGGACCAAAGATGATCCAGGGGGATGATGCACCGGGATTTTTCATTCGGCATTTTGTCAAGGATATGGGCATTGCCCTTTCTGCAGCCGAATCCATGGGTATGAAAACACCGGGACTGGACTTGGCTTGTTCTCTTTATAAGCAGATGGAGGACCAGGGTGCCGGATTGAAGGGCACCCAGGCGTTGTTTCATCTATTTTCCTAG
- a CDS encoding transposase, with protein MGIEKKLSFGNLRKTVSKRSIEIAESRQIGKVKYSVHDACLSSLGMMFFQDPSMLEFQRRLQNRVQRNNLQTMFKVSDIPKDNQLRDIIDNVSPEELYPIFTDFFRLLQRGNHLQSYRVLNEWYLIPIDGTQYFRSEKISCPSCLTKKHRNGTVSYSHQALCAAIVHPDKRQVIPLAPEPIKNTDGSKKQDCETNAGKRILERIRNEHPKLKIIITADDLYSKAPFIEALRQQRMSFILIAKPADHKILFQQILNKEDMEQANIIEWEDKKGRCHKYEWINHLRLNGSKTSPTVNFFEYTIFKDEDTVSYTNSWVTDIHVTHHNVKELVKAGRAKWKIENENFNTLKNHGYNIEHNFGHGQKNLSFNFLIFIFVAFFMHNILELTDQLFKKARAKFSARKEFWNQLRCTIRVIIFRNWESLLHLLIKDSSEIRAP; from the coding sequence TTGGGCATTGAAAAAAAACTCAGTTTTGGAAATCTCAGAAAGACTGTTTCAAAAAGAAGCATTGAGATTGCCGAGTCCCGTCAGATTGGAAAAGTAAAATATTCTGTGCATGATGCCTGTTTAAGCTCTTTAGGCATGATGTTTTTTCAAGACCCCTCAATGCTTGAATTTCAAAGACGTCTTCAAAATAGGGTGCAGCGAAATAATCTGCAAACAATGTTTAAAGTTTCGGATATTCCCAAAGACAACCAGCTACGGGATATTATCGATAATGTTTCTCCTGAAGAACTATACCCAATTTTTACAGACTTTTTCCGTTTGCTTCAACGCGGCAACCACCTCCAGTCTTATCGTGTTCTGAATGAGTGGTATCTGATCCCTATAGATGGGACGCAATATTTCAGGTCGGAAAAAATAAGTTGTCCCTCCTGCCTGACAAAAAAACATCGAAATGGGACGGTCAGCTATTCCCACCAGGCGCTATGCGCGGCCATTGTCCATCCTGATAAACGCCAGGTTATTCCATTGGCGCCGGAACCAATCAAAAACACCGATGGTTCTAAAAAACAGGACTGTGAAACCAATGCTGGAAAACGAATCCTTGAGCGGATTCGAAACGAACACCCAAAACTGAAAATTATTATTACCGCAGATGACCTATATTCAAAGGCCCCCTTCATTGAGGCGCTCAGGCAGCAGCGAATGTCGTTTATTCTTATTGCAAAGCCAGCCGATCACAAAATTCTTTTTCAGCAGATCCTTAATAAAGAGGACATGGAGCAAGCCAACATAATAGAATGGGAAGACAAAAAAGGGCGATGCCATAAATATGAATGGATAAATCATTTGCGGTTAAACGGAAGTAAAACCTCCCCAACCGTTAACTTTTTTGAATATACCATTTTTAAGGATGAAGACACCGTCAGTTATACCAACAGCTGGGTGACCGATATTCATGTAACTCATCATAATGTAAAAGAGCTTGTCAAGGCGGGCAGAGCCAAATGGAAAATTGAAAACGAAAATTTCAACACCTTGAAAAATCACGGGTATAACATTGAACATAATTTTGGTCATGGACAAAAGAACCTGTCATTCAATTTTCTTATATTTATATTCGTTGCATTTTTCATGCACAACATTCTCGAGTTGACTGATCAACTTTTCAAGAAAGCCAGGGCCAAATTCAGTGCACGTAAAGAATTCTGGAACCAATTACGCTGTACTATTCGAGTCATCATATTTCGTAACTGGGAATCATTATTGCATCTTCTTATTAAAGATTCTTCTGAAATCAGGGCTCCCTGA
- the upp gene encoding uracil phosphoribosyltransferase, protein MAVYVEDHPLIKHKLGLMRQKDISTKDFRDLASEVARLLTYEATQDLETEKKVIEGWAGEVEVEKIKGKKITIVPILRAGLGMMDGVLDLIPSAKVSVVGFYRNEETLKPVQYYFKTASALEKRTALILDPMLATGGTLIATIDLLKEAGCKSIKGLFLVAAPEGIAAVERKHPDIDIYTASIDARLNDMGYILPGLGDAGDKIFGTK, encoded by the coding sequence ATGGCCGTATATGTGGAGGACCATCCTCTAATAAAGCATAAGCTTGGATTGATGCGTCAAAAAGACATCAGCACCAAGGATTTCAGGGATCTGGCCTCGGAAGTGGCCCGCCTGCTTACCTACGAAGCCACCCAGGACCTTGAGACCGAAAAAAAAGTCATTGAGGGTTGGGCAGGAGAGGTTGAGGTCGAAAAAATAAAAGGCAAAAAAATTACTATTGTTCCCATCTTAAGAGCAGGCTTAGGCATGATGGATGGGGTGCTTGATCTGATCCCTTCTGCCAAGGTCTCTGTGGTGGGATTTTATAGAAACGAGGAGACGTTGAAACCGGTACAATATTATTTTAAAACCGCCTCTGCCTTGGAAAAGCGCACGGCATTGATACTGGACCCCATGCTGGCCACCGGCGGGACTTTAATCGCCACCATTGACCTGCTCAAGGAAGCCGGTTGCAAAAGCATTAAGGGACTTTTTCTTGTTGCTGCCCCGGAGGGCATTGCAGCAGTGGAGAGAAAGCATCCTGACATTGACATCTATACGGCCAGCATTGACGCGCGCCTTAACGACATGGGATATATTCTTCCCGGGTTAGGGGATGCCGGGGATAAAATATTTGGCACCAAGTAA
- the uvrC gene encoding excinuclease ABC subunit UvrC, giving the protein MNQTLKQIQRIFKLRKCRDTQFKNRSRPCLNYQIKACLGLCCNEVDPKEYQARVKDAVLFLRGRTREVIKKLRLEMAEFAGEQAFEKAAQARDTIFAVERIMERQVVVCADGQDRDVLGLAWDRDRAVVTVMQVRSGHLINTAYYPLDLGFKEPDEVLAAFVTQYYEKAAQIPGSVLFSHPSDDMARAEARLNEVADHRVHFHYPVRGEKKRLADMARLNAKGELEKILAREEEARAGITMLQHLLGMDRPPERMECYDNSNLQGKDPVAAMVVFSGGRPDKHAYRKFIIKGIEHQDDYAYMTHVLSRRFRHDRENMPLPDLLVVDGGKGQLSMAVSVVRELGLEGRFTLAGLAKKDADKGEKADKVYLPGRSNPLNTAQSAKALFLLEQIRDEAHRSAVTFQRSRREKRGKLSVLDGIPGIGPKKKKLLLTTFKGIDNIRSRSPEELAALPGITPAMAKNLLQVLSDL; this is encoded by the coding sequence GTGAACCAGACCTTAAAGCAGATTCAGCGGATTTTTAAACTTCGAAAATGCCGGGATACCCAGTTTAAAAACAGGTCCCGGCCCTGTCTGAATTATCAGATCAAGGCGTGCCTGGGCCTTTGTTGCAATGAGGTGGACCCCAAAGAGTACCAGGCCAGGGTTAAGGATGCGGTATTGTTTCTCCGGGGGCGGACCCGGGAGGTGATTAAAAAACTGCGCCTTGAGATGGCGGAGTTCGCCGGGGAACAGGCCTTTGAAAAGGCGGCCCAGGCCCGGGACACCATTTTTGCCGTGGAGCGGATCATGGAGCGCCAGGTGGTGGTGTGTGCGGACGGGCAGGACCGGGATGTGCTCGGGCTTGCCTGGGACCGGGACCGGGCTGTGGTGACCGTGATGCAGGTCCGGTCCGGGCATCTGATAAACACGGCCTATTACCCTTTGGATCTGGGATTCAAGGAACCGGATGAGGTGTTGGCTGCTTTTGTGACCCAGTATTATGAGAAAGCCGCCCAGATCCCGGGCTCCGTCCTGTTCAGCCATCCGTCCGACGATATGGCCCGGGCCGAAGCCCGGCTCAATGAGGTGGCCGATCACCGGGTACATTTTCATTATCCGGTCCGGGGGGAAAAGAAACGGCTTGCCGACATGGCCCGGCTTAATGCAAAGGGCGAGCTTGAAAAAATTCTGGCCAGGGAGGAGGAAGCCCGGGCAGGGATTACCATGCTCCAGCACCTTCTGGGCATGGACCGACCGCCCGAACGTATGGAGTGCTATGACAACTCCAATCTCCAGGGAAAAGACCCTGTGGCGGCCATGGTGGTGTTCTCCGGTGGCAGACCTGATAAACATGCCTACCGTAAATTTATCATAAAAGGCATTGAGCACCAGGATGACTATGCGTATATGACCCATGTGCTCTCCCGCCGATTTCGGCATGACCGGGAAAATATGCCCCTGCCGGACTTGCTGGTGGTGGACGGCGGCAAAGGCCAGTTGTCCATGGCTGTGAGCGTGGTCAGAGAACTGGGGCTGGAGGGGCGGTTTACCCTGGCAGGCCTTGCCAAAAAGGATGCGGACAAAGGCGAGAAGGCAGACAAGGTTTATCTGCCGGGACGGTCCAATCCGTTGAACACAGCTCAGTCTGCCAAGGCGCTTTTTCTTTTAGAGCAGATTCGGGATGAAGCCCACAGGTCTGCCGTTACGTTCCAGCGCTCTCGCAGGGAGAAGCGGGGAAAACTGTCCGTCCTTGACGGTATCCCCGGCATTGGGCCGAAAAAAAAGAAGCTGCTGCTCACCACCTTTAAGGGCATTGATAATATCCGAAGCCGGTCGCCGGAAGAGCTTGCCGCGCTTCCCGGTATTACGCCGGCAATGGCAAAGAATTTGCTTCAGGTGTTGTCTGATTTATAA
- a CDS encoding solute carrier family 23 protein, giving the protein MPDNPASTTAYNFQIKDCFLGAQMLFVAFGALVLVPLLTGLNPNVALFTAGLGTLVFQVITRGKVPIFLASSFAFIAPIQYGAKTWGIPGTMCGLAAAGVIYIILSTLVRLRGSGIIQSVLPPVVTGPVIMVIGLKLAPVAVGMATNGSDHYTKAAAMTVAFIALATTVLVSLLAKGSNSQ; this is encoded by the coding sequence ATGCCCGACAATCCGGCATCAACCACAGCTTACAACTTCCAGATTAAGGACTGTTTCCTAGGTGCCCAGATGCTCTTTGTGGCCTTTGGCGCCCTGGTGCTGGTTCCCTTACTTACAGGGCTGAACCCCAATGTAGCATTGTTTACTGCGGGCTTAGGCACCCTGGTATTCCAGGTCATTACCCGGGGAAAAGTGCCCATATTTCTGGCCTCATCTTTTGCTTTTATCGCCCCTATCCAATACGGCGCAAAAACATGGGGGATTCCCGGCACCATGTGCGGCTTAGCAGCGGCCGGCGTGATTTATATCATACTGAGCACTCTGGTACGATTGCGGGGCAGCGGAATTATCCAAAGTGTACTGCCGCCGGTGGTAACCGGTCCGGTCATCATGGTCATCGGCTTAAAACTCGCGCCGGTAGCCGTGGGGATGGCCACTAATGGAAGTGACCACTATACCAAGGCCGCAGCCATGACTGTGGCCTTTATTGCCCTTGCGACCACGGTGTTGGTCTCTTTGCTTGCAAAAGGCAGCAATTCTCAGTGA
- a CDS encoding solute carrier family 23 protein: MKLRTFKKLLTFTENCCAKGILKLIPILMGIAVGYIVAFFMGMVSFDAVVSAPWFAIPAFVLPQWNLHAVLYIIPVAIAPAIEHVGDVVAIGRVTGKDYLKEPGIQNTMLGDGVATSLAAFLGGPPNTTYSEVTGAVTLTRAFNPGIMTWAAITAILLAFIGKLGALLQTIPTPVMGGIMLLLFGAIAVVGLNALVQAREDLVAPRNLSIIALILVSGIGGLAIKFGNFELSGIGLAGVLGVLLNLILPRPQD; the protein is encoded by the coding sequence ATTAAACTGAGAACATTCAAAAAATTACTAACGTTCACTGAGAATTGCTGTGCAAAAGGCATTTTAAAATTGATCCCGATTCTGATGGGTATTGCCGTGGGATACATTGTGGCCTTTTTCATGGGCATGGTCAGTTTTGATGCCGTGGTATCAGCACCCTGGTTTGCCATCCCCGCCTTTGTTCTGCCCCAGTGGAACCTTCATGCCGTATTATATATTATCCCCGTGGCCATTGCCCCGGCCATTGAACATGTCGGGGATGTTGTGGCAATCGGCCGCGTCACAGGCAAGGATTACTTAAAAGAGCCCGGCATCCAGAACACCATGTTAGGCGACGGTGTTGCCACCTCTCTGGCAGCATTTCTGGGCGGCCCACCCAACACCACCTACTCCGAAGTCACAGGTGCGGTAACCCTGACCCGTGCGTTTAACCCAGGCATCATGACCTGGGCCGCCATCACCGCCATCCTGCTGGCCTTTATCGGCAAACTAGGCGCATTGCTGCAGACCATTCCCACGCCTGTCATGGGCGGTATCATGCTGCTGCTGTTCGGAGCCATTGCCGTGGTGGGTCTGAACGCCCTTGTCCAGGCCCGGGAAGATCTTGTGGCCCCACGAAATTTGAGCATTATTGCCCTGATTCTGGTTTCCGGCATTGGGGGGTTGGCCATCAAGTTCGGTAATTTTGAACTGTCCGGCATCGGCCTTGCCGGCGTGCTTGGCGTTCTGCTCAATTTAATACTGCCAAGACCTCAAGACTAG
- a CDS encoding ABC transporter ATP-binding protein: MTDLVEIIEVYKSYRRGSQVLPVLENINLTIGAGEFLALMGPSGSGKSTLLNLIAGLDKADSGIIRVAGVDITTLSERELADWRALNVGFVFQFYNLIPVLTAFENVELPLLLTNLSKKERRRHVQAAVNLVNLSDRRDHYPGQLSGGQQQRVAIARAIVTDPTLVVADEPTGDLDRKSADDVLRLLDRLRSDLGKTIIMVTHDPRAAKRAHGVQYLDKGVLAHEYTEDPDSERL; this comes from the coding sequence GTGACTGATTTGGTTGAAATCATTGAGGTGTACAAGTCTTACCGACGCGGCAGCCAGGTGTTGCCGGTGTTGGAAAACATCAACCTGACCATCGGGGCTGGGGAGTTTTTGGCATTGATGGGGCCGTCGGGTTCGGGAAAAAGTACCCTGCTCAATCTCATCGCAGGTCTGGATAAGGCCGATAGCGGTATTATCCGGGTCGCCGGTGTGGATATTACAACGCTTTCGGAACGTGAACTGGCTGACTGGCGGGCCCTTAATGTGGGATTCGTCTTTCAATTCTACAATCTTATTCCGGTGCTGACCGCCTTTGAAAATGTTGAACTGCCTTTGCTTCTGACCAACCTTTCTAAGAAGGAACGTCGCCGGCATGTGCAGGCTGCCGTAAATCTGGTTAATTTATCCGATCGCAGGGATCACTATCCCGGTCAGCTCTCTGGCGGTCAGCAGCAACGGGTGGCCATTGCCCGTGCCATTGTGACCGATCCGACCCTGGTGGTGGCGGATGAACCCACCGGTGACCTGGATCGCAAATCCGCCGACGATGTCCTGCGCCTCCTGGATCGTCTTCGTTCCGACCTGGGCAAGACCATTATTATGGTAACCCACGACCCGCGCGCCGCCAAACGGGCACACGGTGTGCAATATCTCGATAAAGGTGTTCTGGCACATGAATATACTGAAGATCCTGATTCGGAACGCCTTTAG